ACGCCCGCGTGCCCGCTCACGCCCCCACCACTTTCTGGGAGGCCATCCAGGCCGTGTGGACCGTGGAATCCCTGCTGGTGGTGGAAGAAAACCAGACCGGCATGTCCATCGGCCGCGTAGACCAGTACATGTACCCCTTCTTCAAGGCCGATCTGGAAGCAGGCCGCCTTACGCCCTACGAGGCCTTTGATCTGGCGGGCTGCATGCTCATCAAGATGTCGGAAATGATGTGGCTCACCAGCGAGGGCAGCTCCAAGTTCTTTGCCGGCTACCAGCCTTTTGTGAACATGTGCGTGGGCGGCGTTACCCGCGAAGGGCGCGACGCCACCAACGCACTGACCTACCTGCTCATGGACGCCGTGCGCCATGTGCGCATTTACCAACCTTCCCTGGCCACCCGCGTGCACAATACCTCGCCGCAGGAATACCTGAAAAAAATCGTTTCCGTCATCCGCTCCGGCATGGGCTTTCCCGCCGTGCACTTTGACGACACCCACATCAAAATGATGCTCGCCAAGGGCGTGGATATGGAAGACGCCCGCGACTACTGCCTTATGGGCTGCGTGGAGCCGCAAAAATCCGGTCGTCTTTATCAGTGGACCTCCACCGCCTACACCCAGTGGCCCATCTGCATTGAGCTGGTGCTCAACCGCGGCGTGCCCCTGTGGTACGGCAAGCAGGTCTGCCCGGACCTGGGCGATCCGAGTCAGTTTGACACCTTTGAAAAGTTTGACGCCGCCGTCAAGGAGCAGATCCGCTACATCACCAAATGGTCCAGCGTGGCCACGGTCATTTCCCAGCGCGTGCACCGCGACCTGGCCCCCAAGCCCCTTATGTCCATCATGTACGAGGGCTGCATGGAGCACGGACGCGACGTGGCCGCCGGCGGCGCCATGTACAACTTCGGCCCCGGCGTGGTCTGGAGCGGCCTTGCTACCTATACGGACTCCATGGCCGCCATCAAAAAGCTGGTCTACGACGACAAAAAATACACCCTGCAGCAGCTCAATGAGGCCCTCAAGGCCGACTTTGAAGGCTACGAAAGCCTGCGCGCCGACTGCCTGGCCGCCCCCAAATACGGCAATGACGACGACTATGCCGACAGCATAGCCGCCGACCTCATTGCCTTTACTGAAAGGGAGCACCGCCAGTACCACACGCTCTACTCCGTCCTCAGCCACGGCACCCTTTCCATCTCCAACAACACGCCCTTCGGGCAGATGCTGGGGGCCTCGGCCAACGGGCGCAAAGCCTGGCTGCCCCTCTCCGACGGCATCAGCCCCACTCAGGGCGCGGACTGCAAAGGGCCCACAGCCATCATCAAGAGCGTGTCCAAAATGTCCAACGACAACATGAACATCGGCATGGTGCACAACTTTAAGCTCCTGCCCGGCCTGCTGGACACGCCCGAAGGCGAACAGGGGCTCATCACCCTGCTCCGCTCCGCCAGCATCCTGGGTAACGGCGAAATGCAGTTCAACTACCTTGATAACAAAACCATGCTGGAGGCCCAGCAGCATCCCGGCGACTACCGTGACCTGGTAGTCCGCGTGGCGGGCTACAGCGCCTTCTTTGTGGAACTGTGCAAGGACGTGCAGGACGAAATCATCAGCAGAACCGTGCTCAAAAACCTCTAGCGGCAACCGGGGGCCGTCCCTTACGGCGGCCCCCGCCGCCCCAGAGCAGCAAGTACACACAGCACACACCCCCTTACGGCAGAGGAAACACAGTGATCGAGCGCAAGGCCAACGTATTCAACATCCAGAAGTACAATATGTACGACGGACCGGGCATCCGTACCCTGGTGTTTTTCAAGGGCTGCCCCCTGCGCTGCCTCTGGTGTTCCAATCCGGAGAGCCAGCACTGCCGCCATGAGGTTTTGTTCAAAAAAGACCTCTGCGTCCACTGCGGGGCCTGTGTGCCCGTCTGCCCCGTGGGCATTCACAGTATGGTCAATGCTCAAAGTACCCATATGGTGGACAGGAGCAAGGACTGCATCCGCTGCGAAGCCTGCGTGCGCGCCTGTCCGCAGGCGGCCCTGGCCATTGCCGGAGAGCGGAAGAGCATCTCCGGCCTGCTGGAAGTGGTGGAGCAGGACTGGCTGTTCTATGAAAATTCCGGCGGCGGCCTCACCGTGGGCGGCGGCGAACCTATGCTGCAGCACGAAGCCCTGGCCAATCTGCTGCTGGCCTGCAAGCAGAAGGGTATCCACACAGCCATGGAAACCTCCGGCTACGCCAAACCGGAGGTAGTACGCCAACTGGCGGAAATCTGCGATCTGTTTCTCTTTGATGTCAAGCATATGGACGCCGACAAACACTACGCCCTCACGGGTGTGCGCAACGAACACATTTTGGCCAACCTGCAATGGCTGCTGGAAAACGGCTGCGCCGTCAACATCCGCATGCCCCTGCTCAAAGGCTATAATGACGAAAATGAAGAAATACACGCTGTTGGGCGTTTTCTGGCCTGCCATGCGGAACGAAAAAACCTCAAGGGCATTGATCTTTTGCCCTACCACCGCCTGGGTGTGAGCAAATACGCCCAGCTGGACCGGGACTACGCCATTGAAGGCAACCCGGCCCTGGACGATACGGATCTGGAACGCATCCAGAAAATTTTACTAAGCTACGGCCTCGCGGCCAGGGTTATCAAACACTGATGCCCGCCCACTGGAGGAAAATCATGCTGGCACTGGGACTTGTGGAAACAAAAGGGCTGGTGGGCGCCATAGAGGCGGCGGACGTCATGCTCAAGGCCGCCGACGTGCGCCTGCTGGAAAAATCACTGGCCTCAGGCGGGCTCGTCACCATCACCATCGCGGGCGAGGTAAGCGCCGTACAATCCTCCGTGGAGGCGGCGCGGGCCGCCGTGGACCGTCTGGACGGGGCCGTCCGCATTTCCTGCCACGTCATTCCCCGCCCGGACGGCGAACTGGAGCGCATCCTGCAGTTGCAGCCCCCCTGCGCCCAGGCCGCAACGGAAGAAGAACCGCCGGTTACGGCTGCCCCCGACGCTGCGGCAACCCCCGACGCTCCTGCCACAACTGACGTCGTTGCTGAAGCCGCCATACCCATGCCGGAAAACGCGGCAGCAACGTCGCCCCCCCCTAGCCTCTTTGACCGGGAAAAGGCCAAAGCCATGAGCATGGGAGCCCTGCGCCGTCTGGCCACGGATTTGAAAACGGACCTGAGCAGCGCCCAGATAGCCGCCGCCAACAGGCAAACCCTGCTGAACGCCATTGAGCGCGCGACACGAAAGGAAAAGGAGTAATGAAAAATGGTTGATAAGGATCTGCTTTCCATTCAGGAGGCCCGCGCCCTGGTGCGCGCCGCGCGCAAAGCGCAGCCGGAGTTTGCGCGGCTCTCGCAGGAGCGCGTGGACCGCGTGGTCTGCGCCGTGGCCGAGGCCGCCGCATCCCAGGCCGAATCCCTGGCCCGCATGGCTGTGGATGAAACCGGCTTCGGCAAACCCGAAGACAAAAAAATCAAAAACCTGCTGGCCAGCGAAAAGGTCTGCGCCCGCATCAAGGATATGAAGACAGTGGGCGTGCTGCACGCCGACGCGGCCTCCAAGATAGTGGAAATTGCCGTGCCCGTGGGCGTTATCGCCGGTATCGTGCCTTCCACCAACCCTACCTCCACGGTCATTTACAAGTCGCTCATCGCGCTTAAGTCGGGCAACGCCATTGTCTTCACCCCGCACCCCAGCGCCAAAAAGTGCATTGCCCGTACCGTGGAGATCATCCAGGGCGCACTGCGCGCCTGCGATGTCGCGCCCGACCTGGTCAGCAGCATCAGCCTGCCTACCATTGAGGGCACCAATGAACTCATGAAGATTGCGGACCTTATTCTGGCCACCGGCGGCCCCGGCATGGTCAAGGCGGCCTACAGCTCCGGCACGCCGGCCCTGGGCGTGGGCGCTGGCAACGTGCCCGCCTACATTGAGCGCAGCGCCGACGTCAAAGACGCCGTTGCCAAGATCATGAGCAGCAAAACCTTTGACAACGGCACCATCTGCGCCTCGGAGCAGTCCATCGTCACTGATGCCTGCATTGCCGACCAGGTGCGCGCGGCCCTGCAGGAACAGGGCGGCTACTTCCTCACCGGAGAAGCGCTGACCAAGGTCAAAACCGTCATGGAACGCGGCAACGGCAGCATGAACCCGGCCATCGTGGGCCGCGACGCCGTGACCATCGCCGGCGTTGCCGGCATTGAGGTGCCGCCCGGCACCCGCCTGCTCATCTCGGATGAAAAGGGTATCGGCCCCAAGTACCCCTTCAGCAAGGAAAAGCTCACCGCACTGCTGGGCTTCTATGTGGTGGAGGACTGGCGCGAAGCCTGCGAAGTGTGCACCGCCCTGCTGCACAACGGCGGCGTGGGGCATTCCTTGTCCATCCACTCCCGCGATGAGGACGTGATCCGCGAATTCGGCCTGCGCAAGCCCGTTTCCCGCATGCTGGTCAATACGCCTTCCACCCAGGGGGCTGTGGGCATTTCCACCGGGCTCTTCCCCAGCTTTACTCTGGGCTGCGGGGCCGTGGGCGGCAGCGCCACGTCTGACAACGTAACGCCCCTGAACCTCATCAACGTGCGGCGGGTGGCCTACGACCTGCACACCCCCTGCGACTTCCGCGGCCAGCCCGCCTGCACCGCATCAAGCGCCTGCGGCGTTTCCTCCGTACCAGGCGCGGCAGCACGGCCATGCCCGCCCTCGGCCGCTTTGAGCAACTGTTGCGGCCATGCCGCCAACCACGATGCGGTCGTGGCCCCGCAAACCCCGGCCCCCGCCCCTGGCGGCAATCTGGACATCAACGCCATTACCGAACTGATTGTGGCCGAACTGAAAAAAGCCCTCTGATTCCGGCGCAATCCCCTACGCCGTTAACCACATATCTATCGCAACTGTAAAGGAGAAACCGCTATGACCACTTCTTCCAACGCCCTGGGCATGATCGAAACCCGTGGCCTGGTGGGCGCTGTTGAAGCCGCCGACGCCATGGTCAAGGCCGCCAACGTTACCCTTATCGGCCGCAGCCAGGTGGGCGCGGGCCTGGTCACCGTCATGGTCCGCGGCGACGTGGGCGCAGTCAAGGCCGCTACGGACGCCGGGGCCGCTGCCGCCAAAAAGGTGGGCGAACTGGTGAGCGTGCACGTCATCCCCCGTCCGCACAGCGAAGTGGAGATGATCCTGCCCCAGCGCGAAGCCTAACCCAATTATCAACCCGGTACCGGCGGCGGGGCGCCCCCGCCCCGCCAGCCGTAAACGGAAGCAACCATGACCGCACAGACCTGCACAGAACAGAATATCAAAGACCTTCTGGAACGCCTGGTGCGCGGCGTGCTCGCTGAAACGCGCGCAACCCCCGCCGCCGGCACGGCCCCCGGCCTCGCGCCCATGAACGCCGGGCCCATACCCGTGGAAATATCCGCCCGCCACGTGCATTTGAGCACTGCCGACGCCATCAACCTGTTTGGCGAGGCTCTGCGCCCCCACAAGCCTCTCTCTCAGCCGGGCCAGTTTCTGAGCACCCAACGCGTGCGTCTCATCGGCCCCAAGGGCGTCATGGACAACGTGGCCGTGCTGGGCCCGGTCAGGGACGCTTCACAGGTGGAAATCTCCAAAACCGACGCCCGCGCCCTGGGCATTAATCCGCCCGTACGCCAAAGCGGCGACACTGCGGGCTCCCCCGGCATCATCCTGGCCTCGGCCACGGGCATTGTGGGGCTGGAATCTGGCGTCATCGTGGCTTCGCGCCATATCCACATGCACACGGACGACGCCGCCCGCTTCGGCCTCAAAGATAAAGACATGGTGGACGTTCGCCTGGATACGGAACGCCCGGTTATCCTGGAAAACGTCCTGGTCCGGGTAAGCCCGGACTTCAAACTGGCCATGCATATTGATGCTGACGAAGGCAACAGCGCCGGTTGGAAGCCTGGCGCTACGGGCGTGGTTATCGCCCTGCACAGGAGC
This portion of the Desulfovibrio legallii genome encodes:
- the cutC gene encoding choline trimethylamine-lyase, which produces MDLHEFSQKIAEVANSLSPDERRQLRELFAHTAPTGAMAAAHASAAALAPAAAGTGVPEGPTRRHVLLKENYLKQQPSITIHRARAITKIDRENPGMPRILLRAKAFRYCCETAPLVIQDHELIVGAPNGAPRAGAFSPDISWRWLRDELETIANRPQDPFHLAEEDKKVLLEEIFPYWEGKSVDEYCEAQYREAGLWELSGESFVSDCSYHALNGGGDSNPGYDVILMKKGMLDIQREAREHLAQLDYDKPKDIDKIYFYKSVIETTEGVMCYAKRLSEYAAQRAATESDPVRRAELEKIAAVNARVPAHAPTTFWEAIQAVWTVESLLVVEENQTGMSIGRVDQYMYPFFKADLEAGRLTPYEAFDLAGCMLIKMSEMMWLTSEGSSKFFAGYQPFVNMCVGGVTREGRDATNALTYLLMDAVRHVRIYQPSLATRVHNTSPQEYLKKIVSVIRSGMGFPAVHFDDTHIKMMLAKGVDMEDARDYCLMGCVEPQKSGRLYQWTSTAYTQWPICIELVLNRGVPLWYGKQVCPDLGDPSQFDTFEKFDAAVKEQIRYITKWSSVATVISQRVHRDLAPKPLMSIMYEGCMEHGRDVAAGGAMYNFGPGVVWSGLATYTDSMAAIKKLVYDDKKYTLQQLNEALKADFEGYESLRADCLAAPKYGNDDDYADSIAADLIAFTEREHRQYHTLYSVLSHGTLSISNNTPFGQMLGASANGRKAWLPLSDGISPTQGADCKGPTAIIKSVSKMSNDNMNIGMVHNFKLLPGLLDTPEGEQGLITLLRSASILGNGEMQFNYLDNKTMLEAQQHPGDYRDLVVRVAGYSAFFVELCKDVQDEIISRTVLKNL
- the cutD gene encoding choline TMA-lyase-activating enzyme; this translates as MIERKANVFNIQKYNMYDGPGIRTLVFFKGCPLRCLWCSNPESQHCRHEVLFKKDLCVHCGACVPVCPVGIHSMVNAQSTHMVDRSKDCIRCEACVRACPQAALAIAGERKSISGLLEVVEQDWLFYENSGGGLTVGGGEPMLQHEALANLLLACKQKGIHTAMETSGYAKPEVVRQLAEICDLFLFDVKHMDADKHYALTGVRNEHILANLQWLLENGCAVNIRMPLLKGYNDENEEIHAVGRFLACHAERKNLKGIDLLPYHRLGVSKYAQLDRDYAIEGNPALDDTDLERIQKILLSYGLAARVIKH
- a CDS encoding BMC domain-containing protein: MLALGLVETKGLVGAIEAADVMLKAADVRLLEKSLASGGLVTITIAGEVSAVQSSVEAARAAVDRLDGAVRISCHVIPRPDGELERILQLQPPCAQAATEEEPPVTAAPDAAATPDAPATTDVVAEAAIPMPENAAATSPPPSLFDREKAKAMSMGALRRLATDLKTDLSSAQIAAANRQTLLNAIERATRKEKE
- a CDS encoding acetaldehyde dehydrogenase (acetylating); translation: MVDKDLLSIQEARALVRAARKAQPEFARLSQERVDRVVCAVAEAAASQAESLARMAVDETGFGKPEDKKIKNLLASEKVCARIKDMKTVGVLHADAASKIVEIAVPVGVIAGIVPSTNPTSTVIYKSLIALKSGNAIVFTPHPSAKKCIARTVEIIQGALRACDVAPDLVSSISLPTIEGTNELMKIADLILATGGPGMVKAAYSSGTPALGVGAGNVPAYIERSADVKDAVAKIMSSKTFDNGTICASEQSIVTDACIADQVRAALQEQGGYFLTGEALTKVKTVMERGNGSMNPAIVGRDAVTIAGVAGIEVPPGTRLLISDEKGIGPKYPFSKEKLTALLGFYVVEDWREACEVCTALLHNGGVGHSLSIHSRDEDVIREFGLRKPVSRMLVNTPSTQGAVGISTGLFPSFTLGCGAVGGSATSDNVTPLNLINVRRVAYDLHTPCDFRGQPACTASSACGVSSVPGAAARPCPPSAALSNCCGHAANHDAVVAPQTPAPAPGGNLDINAITELIVAELKKAL
- a CDS encoding BMC domain-containing protein — protein: MTTSSNALGMIETRGLVGAVEAADAMVKAANVTLIGRSQVGAGLVTVMVRGDVGAVKAATDAGAAAAKKVGELVSVHVIPRPHSEVEMILPQREA
- a CDS encoding phosphate propanoyltransferase: MTAQTCTEQNIKDLLERLVRGVLAETRATPAAGTAPGLAPMNAGPIPVEISARHVHLSTADAINLFGEALRPHKPLSQPGQFLSTQRVRLIGPKGVMDNVAVLGPVRDASQVEISKTDARALGINPPVRQSGDTAGSPGIILASATGIVGLESGVIVASRHIHMHTDDAARFGLKDKDMVDVRLDTERPVILENVLVRVSPDFKLAMHIDADEGNSAGWKPGATGVVIALHRS